TAGTAAAGGTGTTTACTCTAGTATATCTAGAAAATTTCATATATAGTTTTCTGAACCAAATGTACTGAGAATCATGTGCTTGCATTGCTTTCTGAAACAcaaacatgaaaaaataaaaaacatacagttgtaaataaaaaataattactacttACTGTAACACAATTTTGTTCTGTTGTTGAAATAGTACATTTAAAGTCTGAGGTGTTATTGAATAACACATCAATACATTTGACATATTTCCGTAAAGTGTTGACTGAATCCAGTGAATATAAATGGCAGTCTAAATTGTAAACATCTAATTAATggtttactattaattattaaattatattattcttacaaCTTGGAAGTAATTTGTTGTAAACCAAATGGAATAATGCTAAGTATATTGATATATGATTTCGATGACCACTAACACCATAACTGTCAAATGTCAAAACAGTATCGATTTCTAATTGTTCTACATGCTCAGCAATCTTATCAGACAGTAAAATTGTGTCCCAGTCCACTCGTGGGTTGTCCGGAAGCAAAGTATTCCTGAAATCAATCActtcaataacaaaaatatctgAGGATGGTTAGTACCAATAACACcagtaataatttacttgCACAACAGTATATTTCCCTCTTCAATGCCCAATATCTTGCAGCTATCGTACAGTTCAGCTTTGCGCTGTGATCCCTTACCTTCATAGTCAcctgaaatgtattattgacaATCTATTGAGAACTGATATTAGGTTTTATCGCCACCACCgccttattagttattaccaacGGACAGACACATCAAGAAAAGGTGTACATCTTTCATTTTTGACAGCTTCTGTATGACTGGaccaaaaaacatacattcatCATCGGGATGTGCTGTGATCAATAACACCCTGTGCGGTGTGTTCTCTAACTCGAGCATCTTCTGCCTGCGAGACGCTCGCATACACGTCCAGACGTATCCAACGACGAGAACCGATGCTGTCATGAACATAGCCGAACTCAGGTCTATGACTTCGAAAATgttttgatgaaatattttgtacaacatTGTATTCTTAGACGGTTAATAGGATCGATATGTTGATGttcaataatacttaatactgtttactataattattaaatactatgccGACTTTAAAGCAAGGGGGAATAGgtatgtacaaataatttcaaagtcCCATGTTCGTTGATCAATAATGACAATTGACAATGAGCAGATTAGCAAAagcaaaattgaaaatatcaaatattcagAGAGTGACgttctaaaattctaaaaatctaaGCATCTACGAGTTTAGTGGTCTACAATACTATAATCAGTAATCTAGTACGCTAACgccatcaataatattattatcttatcatTGACATTTCTGTCAGTTTAcgttaaataaatacgatttataaaaaCGGAGTTGTACGGCCTGTTGGTCTAGGGGTATGATTCTCGCTTCGGGTGCGAGAGGTCCCGGGTTCAAATCCCGGACAGGCccttaaattttttagcttTTATTGCGTTCACCCCGTTGAAAAACGAAGTGGAAAGTATGTTTTAATCCCCCTAAGTTAGGTAGATAACCATGGTCTTGTGTTATTTAAATCAGACTGACGTTTTGTGAGCTAAATTAATTGACGACACActgtagtttttataatttttacattttagttattaaaaatattttgttagataCCACTTAACCAACCATTAGAATATTAGTTTCTAACTTAAACGAAAATTCAAAACTCAAATTTCTCAACGCAACTAACtacttgtaaatataatttcaaaacaatatatataataaaagcgaCATTTATAAAGTGATATACTGATATTAtaagaacataaataataatatttcttctaTACATACTGTTTTACGagttattttcaagtattcgGTCAACCAATGAACGTGGCCtactatagtaaaaattacagtataatatattgcattactgcctacctacattttatataaaaaaaagaaatagtctattttattttaatttattaaaaatgaaatattgtgtatgcgttttatttattaataaataaaaaaatgtgtaaaaaaacctatacattttaagaatgaaaaaaaaactgttaactaaattaataaactaatctACTGTTCAGACTATTCTGTTCTATATACACTACAAACGAATCTAAAccatctaaattatttttatgctgaAAATAAACTCTCACCACGACACCGCTCGCTTATGATCGTGTAGATTACCTTTAATTATTAGTCTTATCGTTGATTGGCATTAGGAAAtacaaagataaaatatattatatggtataaaataccaaagcgaatattttatccatgatcaaaaatcgaaaattgcTAATTATTCATGaatagtttaaattgaaataaaatattttcataaattgtattatgtacagaAAATGATCATGTAACTATTTGGTTCTCACTTTCCGGTAATGTAGGTACAAGGCTCAAAAGTGCCCTAGAGATttactcaaataaaaaaaataaataaataataggtaatacctATAAGTATCTACCGtacctaaaaagtaaaaagtaactGGTCGGGGAGGACTGCTAAGTGCCTGCCCTCAAACTCTACCTCTTGTTAACAATCTTGTACcaaaattacttattgtactaattgtattgtatggattgcaaataaaatgttaaaaaaaaactaattggtgaaaatttcatgtTTCTACGGTTATTGTTATGGAATATAATAGAACGGTAacggtatttaaatatttaatggatCAACATTCAACATTGATGAAGAAGCCTGAACTACTGAAGTCATAACCGAGGAATACATCTGTGGTGAAATTCAGTAAACGGCAAAAAAAGAATATGGGTGATGAATGATGAATGACGATAATAGCGAAAAGGAACCCGATGACTGATGAGAAACCACCATCAACAAAATAgatgttaaaaatagtaaaaacatttCTACGCAGAGGGATTGAGCAAATAAGAAATAGGAAATTATTacgaaattgattttaatttttaatcaaagaattaattaggtacctaggttattaggtaaaatattttgccaCTGTctactttattttcaattaagcaaaagttttctattaaatacccatacattattttattataatacattatattacaattacatataatagctgaaatatcaataaataatttttaagtaaataagtatttttttttattattttaatcattcgCCTAAAAAGCCatatccaaaattttttcttgGCGGAGTCAGATGTCCAAAacttgtatattgtaattttattaaatttaagttttgatagttttatgaattaaCGTTTCGCTAGTTAAATcaacaatatagtaatatacaaaacatattattttgaaataatataacgtaccTTTGGaagtttagaaaaataattgaacatgACGTActgtaacatttttgttttttcgtttattatcCATCATGATGAATTTAGAAAAACGATTCTAGGCGTTTGTCACAAGTCTTACAGACGACGgtatgtcataataatatttatgacttacacaattaatttaatattgttgttaatcGTCGCCGACCGGCATCGATAGCGATCGTTGTCCATCAGTAACAAAcagtctattattattattaggcactataaaaatattttaatatattattatgagttataaaacAGTGATAATgtgaatacaattaatagtGAATTTAATTGgagtttaaatcatttatgactcaaaatatttgtgttggtattaaaaataattattttaaaaatttgcaaaatattgAAGAGATTTCGGGGAGGTGGTCCAGATTCCTAGGACCTCTCCTCAGATACGGTTTTGTTCGCCTCCTTGACTCATTCGATTAATGAACTCAAATGGTCTGATTTCAAAGTGAACCCAATAAGTGGCGACCACtgcattattatctttatttatacatagttttaataattacccatttattggttttatctatagtcataaacattaaaaataaatttattaattgtcaatgaaacaataatattaacttatttaaaatttatgttattttctaactacttacctatttaaattttaaatgggaGCTCACTGCCCACACGAACATGTTCAGTGATGAGAGATGAGGAGAcctattttaaagataaaataaaaataaaaatatgttactgaagaattctttttaaaataatgactgATCGCATCCAGTACTTCAGTGTAACGAAAACAAGAcattagacaatattatacacattgtaGGTATGTGCAGTGGCATAGCCAGGGTGGGGGCAATAAACGGCAAGAGAGctctaacaataatacaaattaaattaatatagcaaATGCTAATCGACAACTGCTTAGCCTTTAAAGATTCGCCAGACGTGTgacataaaatcataacaagAATTGAATACTATCTGCGAACTGTTGAAAgagttttggaaaaataaagtaaaaataaaaaaaatgaaaaattcgcAAAAAGTTTTACGGGCCTGTCCGGGATTTGAACCCGGGACCTCTCGCACCCGAAGCGAAAATCATACCCCTAGACCAACAGGCCGTGTTATTGTAGTTGTTGAAACTTTCTCTTTTAGGTTAGACAAGAACAGAGTAGCATGAGTCCATTTTCTCATCAAACGTAACAGTGACCGCCACATCGCAGTGGCGTTCTCAGGAATTTTCAATGGGGGGAGCTctgaaaatttactaaaatacgaAAGTGAGGGGGAGGCTCTGCATACCCCccgtaatcataataattagtgtaattaaatattaattataacaattataaatagcattaaaataagcgaaatattttgaaaattaaataatgtaaagaaaatgtcaatctaaataactggtgaaattttcaagtgtcaacgaattatactttttgaataataacaaatatttaaaatcgttatagTTACGCGATttccttaaaattttaaattcaaacgtttataaaatttttcctataatgatgtttaGAGTTTTCactatagctatttgaaggaaaacttatggaaaactgagtgttgaattttttaaccttaataCTTAACCTTTcgtatacaacattttttatgatttttcaactacaaaatgaCTTGCTAATTTTCGCGTTTTTGacatataggtatttgtattttataaaaatatgaactataaacgcttataaaataattgtgactaacgatttttgatgttttggaactacaataataaatagtcatAAGTAGCAAGGGTTTGTGGATTTGAAGGCAAAAgcctttattttaataattataatggaaaaataatttttatacaaaaatctgtttcttttaatttttaagacgaTGGATGtatctattttgtttttgtctttaattcttttaaatgcCTTTTGTACttgtaaatgcattttttgtgtttaattttcagtagatttaataattttatacatagctTACGTATTATCGGTACAAATGGACTTTATTCTTTGCAATATTTATCGATATCGCTGAAAACTCTATCCATTTTCGTCTTATCGAGTATTTGGTATGGCCTAAACCGTACTACCTATGTAAAGATTAAAGATATGTTCATAATGCGTAGATTCAAGATTTTTCGTCAATCTGCATtcgttgaattattttaattttaatatttactagttagtacttatatttaattttgtggtatatttttgtattgcttttatacataaattaaatgcctctttgtacatttaaaatttttttattattaattatattgccTTCAAATCCGAACCCTAGTCATAAGGAACctcgtataaaattttcaagtttcttTAGAcactcaaatttttttatcgacacttcaaaaaaaattctcagaaaaatcgaaaatttcagttgtctatactctataattacataaaaaaaaagtcaaatattttgaaaattttactgtatatagataacactaatataaagaTTTGGTGaacttttcaagtatttacaatgattagtttttgagttacaaccatataaaaaaatcgattaggtcgaaaactggttttgcgtaaaaattcccgttttcatcactttttttttgtttttcttgatATTTTACTTAGGACCTctatgcaccaaggatattcactttgccatcagaaaccacccccgaataagtttgaaattgaagcattatttctaCAAGTTATGctatacacagacacaaaaaaacacacacacattatcgtaaaatcaatacattcatcactattcgttcagaatctaaaaaaatatggcaATGAACCGGGGGCCGGGGGCCCACCGTGAGTACGCCACTGACTGTATGGTTGAGAATGCCTCAACTAAACAGTTCGTGATCTCGTCTTGACCATAAAAAAAGCATAACCATTTTCCAGGTTTTAAGATTAAGAAATACCaccaatatgatatatatatttttatttcgattttaGCTCGTCTAAAAAAATCTGATATTAATTAACGCATTAGTCACCAGTAACATTTAAATGgttgaacaaattaataatatatagttgataTCCACATACCTAAAAAGGTTTCACTCATCACTAAGTTTGAGGACTTCTAGtgcttaaaaatctaaaaatttgtatgcactaaaaatgaaaaaatatgctcaaaaaaaatattttattttattattttgttttcttataatatttatacagagAATCACTAAATTTCGACACACAACTTTTTAAACGAAAAGCCAATGTTGATTTTTCCTTtgggatatttaaaaattaaaaaaaaaaatattactaaaaattttgaaataaacgaAATTACTACgcgatgaaaatatttcatgcaGTGCGCGCAATGATATAACGAGGTATagcaatgatattataacgcGCCAAAACTGACCGACACGGGACAACTAAAGTTTACTTATCACTTTCTATCAGCATTTCGGTTTTATTGGTTTATCAGTCATGGGTcagatagtaaattattatctaatctacaatgaaaatattatttttaaatggaaaatttaccattttgttattttttgtctaagataattaattaagatCTTATTTCGAAAATTgccaaatatgtttttaatttttctaatatactcaaaggtatgcatttatatgcaataatgaCAAAACATGCTAaagtatgcaaaataaaatttaaaatttgatctcCTAGTGTTATGAAACACAATTGTTGATCAGTAGAATTTTTCTATGATCTTTCAAAAGAAACATGAAAAAACTAGAATACCTCAATCTTAGTCATCACTAAAGACCGGATTTAGTTGCACTAAAGATATGTCAAAAttgcaatgaaaataaaactaattgcataataaaatcatctaTTTGCttcaaaaaaagtacaaattgcattataaaatgtattcttaaaatattacaaaatgtatgaatgcataattactatttatattcttaCAAACATGATAGAcacttacaaattataaaataaaaaagtttttgaaagtatttaataattaaaatatattatttttctgaattaaaatttataattaagtacattTCTAAATTGTGttccttaaaattatatcgtcGGTTacttaagatatatttatacaaagaaAATGATCTTTCAACATCCAAACTGGTTATTGGcgcatatttaaaacaattcaaatatgtagactattttaaaaactataatcgtAACgggtaataaactattattatcgatATCATTAAGTCCATATCGACACGTATAtctatacttttattacaccttttatactttttagatcaaataataataataatgaaattccacaataattttattatttttatattataaaattagttaagaaatattgatttgtacatttaataacgtaaaatatagaaaattgcatcataaaattaaatagaaagactgcaattaatacaaatcatGTCAGATTTGATTTATcttaaatgcaaaaaaagttttaatatcaattgaaTCCGATCTTTACTCATCAAtcatatagaaaattataatatattatattaaattaggtaggtaggtacataattatcataaaaaagtaatctttatttattatattaaatattacattgataattgtgaaacataataattaatttaatattgtattaaattcacATTTCTGGGGTcacataaaaacacatttgAAAGTCCATAATGTTTTTAGGAGTCATATACTCATGTATAACAAGAGCAACTACgcatagattataatatctaatgtgTGTCACTATGCTGTAGCTGTATCTTTCTTAAAATACAGTGAATTCCGCCAGTGGTGTATTTACGGGGATGAGGGAGATAAATCTCccctttaataaataaatgtttcattatttaatatgttatatatatccCAACAAAAACACTCACGCCAAACTCCGTGTAAAAAAACgctcagtataaaaaaaatccacctCAAAAAGTTGTGATATCATTTTATAGctatgtatttaaactatataggaatagatatattattataatttatgttaaaattcattGCTTATAAATTGAACTTAGCTGgtgacattatttaaaactcatgAGAATTCATTTCGTATTGAGTATACATGTTATCTTTGAAAATGAGTGATACTAattaagtgttataattttaaagtcacCAGCTAAGTTCAATTTATAAGCaatgaattttaacataaattataataatatatctattcctatatagtttaaatacatagCTATAAAATGATATCACAACTTTTTGaggtggattttttttatactgagcGTTTTTTTACACGGAGTTTGGCGTGAGTGTTTTTGTTGGGAtatcactaattttttttatgttattattattattattattattgttgttgttgtaatcattattattaaatattataatgtcatatatgtattagtatatatcaaacatttaagtttttaattatttttttcctgaaAACACCGCCACCGCAAGCGCTGTGACAAAGCACACGCGTACGgtaagtgtgtgtgtgagcTCCTCAGTGGGTGGGGAACTTCATGCGGGCCGCAGGGAATATTATCgaataacattttctttttttgccataaaaattcataatacatttgGCTATAACTCCATTTATAATGTTCAGATCGGATTAAAAAGTGCAGCATGCACTTCTACGGAACATTTCCAATAAGATTGGTGCATTGtcaaactaaattattgtacaagaAATTAGGTATGCATtgtcaactattttttttcgtgattTCAGATACTTCCTGTAATTATACCCGGCAGTTGTCGCGCGTTGTGATTGCCGATGCGTTCATTTTaaggcgttttttttttatacttagcgCGACCCTGCCGGGTCGttggatttaaaataatattatcatatattttt
The DNA window shown above is from Aphis gossypii isolate Hap1 chromosome 2, ASM2018417v2, whole genome shotgun sequence and carries:
- the LOC114128690 gene encoding N-acetylglucosaminyl-phosphatidylinositol de-N-acetylase isoform X1: MLYKIFHQNIFEVIDLSSAMFMTASVLVVGYVWTCMRASRRQKMLELENTPHRVLLITAHPDDECMFFGPVIQKLSKMKDVHLFLMCLSVGDYEGKGSQRKAELYDSCKILGIEEGNILLCKNTLLPDNPRVDWDTILLSDKIAEHVEQLEIDTVLTFDSYGVSGHRNHISIYLALFHLVYNKLLPSYVYNLDCHLYSLDSVNTLRKYVKCIDVLFNNTSDFKCTISTTEQNCVTKAMQAHDSQYIWFRKLYMKFSRYTRVNTFTTISAD
- the LOC114128690 gene encoding N-acetylglucosaminyl-phosphatidylinositol de-N-acetylase isoform X2, with product MLYKIFHQNIFEVIDLSSAMFMTASVLVVGYVWTCMRASRRQKMLELENTPHRVLLITAHPDDECMFFGPVIQKLSKMKDVHLFLMCLSVGDYEGKGSQRKAELYDSCKILGIEEGNILLCKNTLLPDNPRVDWDTILLSDKIAEHVEQLEIDTVLTFDSYGVSGHRNHISIYLALFHLVYNKLLPSYCHLYSLDSVNTLRKYVKCIDVLFNNTSDFKCTISTTEQNCVTKAMQAHDSQYIWFRKLYMKFSRYTRVNTFTTISAD